In Rodentibacter haemolyticus, the DNA window TTATTATTTTGTACCTGCCAACCGGCATAAGGGCTGTTATCTAACATCGTTTCATCTAAATCCACCACAACGGCTTTTTTCTTACCTTTTGCCACTTTGGCGTGATCAAAAGCAATTTTTGCAGCGTTATAGGCTTGATAAGCAAGTGCTTGATACTCACCGGAATCCTGCATCCAATTTAACCCTAGCACGGCTTGTTGCTGTAATTGTGCGTTCGCCTGTTCTTGCGAATCCATCTTCTGCGCACAACCGGCTAACATAAAAGCGGAAAGCGCAGAAAGTGCGGTTAATTTTAATGTTTTTTGCATTGTCTTTTCCTCTTAAAAAATAAAATAAAGCCTGAAAAGTATAGCAACTTTTCCATAAAGTTTATTAAATATTCCATTATCAATGATAAATTTGTGATTCGGATCACATTAAAAATCAGCACGATAAAAAACACCACAAAAATCGACCGCACTTTCCCTATCGCCTTTCTCCAAATTTCAAGATAAACTAAGGGCATTTTTACCATTAGTGAAGCGAGACTTTATGCGAATATTTATTGCAATTCTTGTCGGTGTTCTTGCACTGTTCCAATATGATCTTTGGTTTGGCAAGAACGGCTATTCCGATTACAAAAAAGTTTCAGCTCAGATCATTGAAAATAAAGCTGAAAATGAAAAACTAATACAAAGAAATCAAATGATTTCAGCTGAAATTCAGGGGTTAACAAAAGGTTTTGAATCCATTGAGGAGCGCGCCAGAATGCAACACGATATGGTGAAAGAAAACGAAACCTTCTACCATATAGTGAAAGAACATAAATAATGCCACGAAAAATTATTGCTATTATTCCTGCTGCCGGTGTAGGTTCTCGAATGCAGGCAAATAAACCCAAACAATATTTAACGATTCAAGGAAAAACCATTCTAGAACATACGTTAAATATTATGTTGAGACATTCCGCCGTTGAACGCGTCATTGTCGCCATTGGTAAAAATGACCCTTATGCCGCAGCGCTGTCAATTCTCTCTCATCCCAAAATTCAACTTGTCGAAGGTGGCAAGACGCGTGCAGAATCCGTATTAAATGCCTTTAGTGCAATTAATGAACCAAATGTTTGGGTGCTTGTGCATGATGCGGCAAGACCTTGTTTAACCGAAACGGATTTAAACAAATTATTAGAAGTTAACAATGAGCAAGGCGCGATACTTGCAATTCCGGTAACGGATACGATCAAACGCAGTAATCAGACCAATGAAATTATTGCCACAGAAAATCGTTCTCAACTTTGGCAAGCGCAAACACCGCAATTTTTCCCCGCCGATTTACTTCAAAAAGCGCTCGAAAACGGGCTGAAACAACGCTACACCATTACAGATGAAGCATCTGCAATGGAACTTGCCGGATTCCGACCGCACTTGGTGGCAGGACGAAACGATAATATTAAGATCACACGCCCTGAAGACTTGGCACTTGCAGAATTTTATTTAACAAGGAAAACATTATGATAAGAATCGGACACGGTTTTGATGTACACGCCTTTGGCGAAAACAGACCATTAATTATCGGCGGTATTGAAATTCCTTACCATACCGGCTTTATCGCTCATTCAGACGGCGATGTCGCCCTTCACGCATTAACCGATGCCCTACTAGGTGCGGCGGCATTGGGCGATATTGGCAAACTTTTTCCTGATACGGATATGCAATACAAAAATGCAGACAGCCGCGGTTTGCTGCGTGAAGCGTTTCGCCAAGTGCAAGAAAAAGGTTATAAAATCGGAAATGTGGACGTCACCATCATTGCACAAACACCTAAAATGCGTCCGCATATTGATGATATGCGTGCTGTAATCGCAGCAGATTTGCAATGCCATATCGATCAAATCAATGTTAAAGCCACTACAACGGAAAAACTGGGTTTTACCGGCAGAAATGAAGGCATCGCTTGTGAGGCGGTGACATTATTGATAAAGAAATCATAGCATCTGTAAAAAATAAAAAGAGTAACATTTTCCTTAAATGCCGACTGATTAAGCAATACTTGCTCTTATTGCATTTAAACTGAATTTAAATACAATGAGCGCTCCGTTAAATGTATAAAAAAACGATAAGGAGCGCTATGTCTAGCTGGTCAGAAGGTTATGTGAGTGATATTAACTACACATTCGGTTACTATTCCGAGCTAAATCCCAATAACGCCATTATTCCCTTTTTAATGGCAGGTTTAGCCGTGCCAAAGGGTATAACGGAAAATCAAAAAAACAGCTTTGCCTGTGAATTAGGTTTCGGGCAAGGACTTTCGTTAAATATCCACGCCACATCAAGCGGATTAAAATGGTATGGGACGGACTTTAACCCTTCACAGACCAATTTTGCTCAACATTTATCCTCTGTTGCCGATAATAATGCGTTCATTGTCGATCAAGGTTTCAATGAATTTTGCCGACGTGATGATTTGCCTGAATTTGATTTTATTGGTTTACACGGGATTTGGTCGTGGATTTCTGATGAAAACCGAGCCATCGTAGTGGATTTTATCCGCCGTAAATTGAAAGTCGGTGGTATTTTGTATATTAGCTACAACACCTTACCGGGCTGGTCTGCCCCCTCACCATTACGTCACTTATTATTAGAACACCATAATAGTATGACTTCAATGTCGAATAGCCGTCAGCAAAATGTACAAGATAGTCTAAATTTTGTTGGTGATATTCTCTCACAAAGCCATCAATTGACACAAAAATCACCGGATTTATTACCGCGGGTACAGGAGCTCAAAGAGAAAGACCTGCATTACATTGCCCACGAATATTTAAATAAAGATTGGCAACCGATGTATTTCGCTGATATGAAAAAATGGTTAGAACCTGCAAAATTAACTTTTGCTTGTTCAACTAATTATTTAGACGATTTCAGCGACTGCCTTTATACTCAAGAGCAGCGTCAGTTAATGGAAAGCTTTACGGATGCTAATTTCGCCCAAACCGTTAAAGATTTTCTACTCAATAAACAATTCCGTAAAGATCTTTGGGTTAAGGGCGCAAGAAAACTCACTCCTTATGAACAAAGCCAAGAATGGAAAAAACTACGGGTTTTATTACATACTAAACGTGAAAATATCGAATTAAGTATTGAGAGAAATTTAAAAATTCCACTTAATGCCGATATTTTCAACCCGGTTTTAGATATTTTACAAGATCAGCGTATTCATAAAGTGGCCGACATTGTAGAAAGTTTAAAAGAGAAATTACCGGAAGGAAATATTTTTGCAGTATTGGCAATTCTTGCCGGAAAAGACTATCTTGTCGTAGTGCAATCAGAAGAAGTTATTGAACAAACCCGCTCACATTGTCTAACGTTTAACCGTTACGTATTACAACAATCTCGCGCTGGTGAAGATTCTGCTATCTATTTCCTAGCCAGTCCGATTACAGGTGGTGCGTACCATATTGGCTTTTTATCACGTTGGTTCTTACTCGCCCGTTTTGAAGGCATAAAACAGAACAAGTGGTCTGACTTTGTTTGGGATATACTTAAATCAAATGGTCGATCTTTACTGAAAGACGGAAATCTATTCCCAAATGAAGCGGAAGAACGTGAAGAAATGCAACGTATTTGCCGACAATTTATTGATGATGAATTACCTAAGCTAAAATTATTAGGTATTATTTAACTTACTCTTTATATAAAAATAGCGTAAATATATCTCTGCTCCTAAAAGTCGGAAGAATAGCCCACATATAGGGGCAGATTTTTATAGCCAAACCTTAAAATATCAATGGATGATTTTTACATTGCGAGTATAGTGCATAAAGCAGAAATAATTTTTTGTACAGCCCGTAATATCGGGTTTTAGTCCAAAACATCAATAAACCCCTATCTTTTAATTTTTCGCCACTTCTAAGCTGCAGGATAATCTCAAAGCGACCGTTAAAAAAAGGACTGAGCTCAATGATGTACCAAACTCAGTCCTTTGCTATCGTATAATCTTGAGACAGATTATATCTGCTCGTGCCTTTTCCTATCTCTCTACTATACTTTTTGTTCTAAAAGTGCGGTCGGATTTTCCTCCGTTTTTTCCGAAATATTCGGTTGAATCGACATTGCATGGAGTAAGCTTTCCTTGCGAATTTGTTCTGCTGCAACTTTATCGCCCGCCTGTTCAAAAACATAAGCCGCCATCATCGTATCGTTAGATTCAAGCTGTTTCGGACAAACCATCACCTTTTTAAAAGCTTCCGCCGCCTTAGTAAATTCATTATTACGCACATATAAATAACCCAATGCACGATTAATACAACATTGCTCATTTTCACCGGAATATTTGGCACGTTTTTCCATCATTTTAATCAACTTGCCATTATCCACAGGCTGTAAACGCGTAATTTGAGTACAAAGCAACTCACTCAACGGGGTGTTATCTCCCCATTTTTTCAATGCTTCCAACGTAAATTCATAAGCCGATTCATGATCATTACAATCAATTAAGCGTTGAATAAGTGCTACTTTTAAATCTAAATCATTACGGCGGCGGCGAGGTTGTTCTTCCCACCAAGCAAGCAGCCCGTCAACCCCTTCTTCATTCATTTTTTCATCAAGTAGACCATTCTCGGTCTCAAATTGTAATGCTTTAAATTCATCGGCAGAATATAAACCGGAACGCTGAATAAGCTCAAGAATACGATCAAGTGCCAGATAAGCTTTTGAGCGGGTGTAAATCTCGACCGCTAATTTTAAGACTTCTTTATTACGATCCGTCATTTCTAATAAACTATCTACCGAACTACGCGCCGCCGGTAATTTGTTTTGTTGCAATAAAATTCGGGTGCGCGCAATTTCGACAATAAGATTATCAGAACCGGCAAGCTCCGTTGCTTCGATTAAATAGCGGTTAGCACTAAACTCATCACCACGTTGTTGCGCAGCTTCCGCCGCCTTGATTAGATTCAAAACAGGCTCTGCAGAATGTTTCGCGTTTTTCCCAATAAGTTTTTCCGCCTTGGCATAATCCCCTTCGTTCATTTTCATCAACCCTTCAAGGGTTTGCTTTTGCGCTCTCACACGCTTACGGCGTGAAAACCAGCTATAAGTATTATTACTTAAACGAAAGAAACGGCTAACAATCCATTCCGCTACATAAATCCCCCCCAAGACGGCGACAAATAAAATCACTAATGTAGTGAGGGACATTTCATAAATATTGTTTGCTGTTTCAATACGCACATATCCTTGCTGACCGGCAAGGTGTGGTCCCGCAATTAATCCGGCGAGTAAAGCCAGCATTAAAAATAGTGTTCTAAACATAATCTATCCTTACTGTTGTGGCTCGGTTGTCGGTTTTTCTTCTGCAACAGGTGCTTCCGGCTTGGTTTGCTCTTGGTTTACATTCGACTCTTTTACCGGTTCATCAAAGGCTTTTTCCGCCTCAATTTCAACTTTTTTTACCTCCGCCGGAACTCGATTGAGGTATTTATCCAATAAGTTGAGGCTTTGTAATTGCGTCGGCACATCGACATAAACGGATAATTCTGCCAATTCATCCACCGATTTTAAGAAGCTTTGCGTGACTTCCATATTGGTATCAAAATAGCTCCGCACCCAAGTTGCCACAGCATCCAATGACTGTTTGTATAAATCATTTTGCTGGCGTGGCACAGCCATAATTGCCAATTGTAAGCGAAGACGAATATTTTCACGCAAATAAATATCCTGATTCGGTGCAAGTAATTCTTTTCTATCCGTCCCTTGCTTTGGTGTGATACGAATAAAATGATTTAAGAAAGAAATCGCACTTTTCTCTGCATTGGTCTGCCAATCGGCTAAAGAGTCGGATAATTTTGTTGATTCGGGATCATCACCGAAATTAATATTCAACACAGGCAATTCATCAACTGAATTTGCCAATTGAGAAAGACGCTGCATAACGGCATTTTGATCAATACTATCCACGGAAAGTAATTGTTTTAAATCTTGATTAATCGCAGCACGAATTGTCATCGAATCGGCATTATTAACTTTACTTAAAGTTTCATCAGCCAGTTTCAATAGAGATACGCCCGTATCCACATCATTATCAAGCACTAATTTACGTAACGCATTATTAAGCAAGAAATCCGCTTCAGAAAATAACCAATCATTCGGTTGTTGAGCCACTGCTTGTTTGCTTACCACGTCAAGTTGTTGACGCATTCCCGCAAATTCTTGCTCTTTTGCAGAAACGATTTGCTCAAGACGGTTTAATTTTTCTTGCATCGCCTCATTCGTTTTTTCAAGTACTTCAACTTGTGGTGTGATTTGGGTTGCATCGGAAGCTGAAACTTGAGTAACCTGCCCTTCAAGTGCGATCAATTTTTGCTGAATTTCAGCCACTTGCTGTTGTCCCAAATAATAACCGCCCCCACCGACGCCCAAGGCGATTAAAATAGCCAACAAACTCAAGCCCGTTCCACTTTTCTTTACAATCGTTTGAACCGGTTGAGACGGTGTTTCAGCCTGATTTTCAACTGTGTTTTGCACCGTTTCATCAAGGTTTTCTACCATTTCATTTGATTTATTTTTCGCCATAATTCTTCCTTATTAGGTCATTTAGCTGAGTAATGTATTCAACAAACTTTGATTATCCGCCTTTGGGGATAAAATAATATTTTGCCAACCATATTGCTTTGCGGATTCGGCAATACGTGAACTCACGGTGACAAGACGACAATTTTTAAGCCAATCTTGCTCATTATCAGGGACAAATTCAATCAATGAGTTCAAAATATCCAAACTGGTGACAACCAAAGTATCCACGCCGGAACGTTTGCAAATACTGGTTTGTTCTTCATTATTATAGATTATGGGCTCACGGCGATAACATTCCAAAATATCAACCACCGCTCCTCGCTGCTTTGCTTGTGAAGGGAAAAATTCCCGCCCACCATTGCCACGTAAAATTAAAATCTGTTTTTTATCAAGTTGTTGCATTGATGAGAGCGCAAGTAATCCTTCACTATTCTCTTGAGAAATCGGATAATAGATAACGCACTCGCTTTGACAGGAAAAATATTCCGCGGTTCTTTGTCCGACTGTAAAGTACTGTAAATCCCTACGCCATTGAAATCCGATTTCTTTTAATGTGTTAACCGAAAAATCAACCGCACTTTTAGACACGAGGAAAACGTAATCTCCCGTATTGAGCTGATTTAATTTACTTGGAAGATTTTTTAAATCGCTGCCACTTTCGAAAGTAAATAAAGGTAAATGCAATGCCACTACGCCGGATTGATTCAATAAATCAACCAGCTGCTTTCCACGTTCATCGGGACGAGTGACCAAAACCGCCATTATTTCTCTCCGACATAAACTTTTTCTAGGATACGATCTGCACCTTGTATAAGTAATTGTTCTGCAATTTGTACACCTAATTCTTCCGCATTTTCGACCGCACTTTTTCCTTCCGCACGAATAATTTTTGAGCCGTCAAGTTCGCCGACTAACGCCCGCAAATAAATTTGATTATTCTCTAATACCGCATAGCCACCTATTGGCACTTGGCAACCGCCCTGTAAACGGGTATTCATTGCCCGTTCTGCAAGCACACAAGCGGTAGTTTCCTGATCTGCAAGCGGCGCAAGCAATCTTTGAACAAAGGCATCATCCGTACGGCATTCAATTCCAACCGCACCTTGACCTGCCGCAGGTAAAGAAACGGTTGTTTCAATAAAAGCGGTGATACGCCGCTCCATGCCTAGACGAATTAATCCCGCTGCGGCAAGAATAATGGCATCATATTCTCCGTTGTCTAATTTACTCAGGCGTGTACCGACATTCCCACGCAACGAACGAATATCTAAATCCGGTCGCAATTGTTTTAACTGACACTGACGACGCAAACTTGATGTGCCTATAATCGCTCCTTGAGGCAAATCATCAAACGAAACATAGCGGTTAGAAACAAAAGCATCGCGAGGATCTTCACGCTTACAGATCACGCTCAATCCTAATCCTTCAGGAAATTGCATAGGTACATCTTTCATTGAATGTACCGCTATATCGGCACGTTTCTCAAGTAGGGCATTTTCTAACTCTTTTACAAATAAACCTTTTCCGCCTATTTTGGCTAGGGGCGTATCAAGAATGACATCCCCTTTGGTAACCATTGGAACAAGCTTCACGGATAAATCCGGGTGAAGATCTTCCAAACGCTTTTTCACAAAATTAGCTTGCCATAATGCGAGCGGGCTTTGCCGAGTAGCAATTTTTAAAACAGTTGGCATTGTCATAAATATATCAATATGTCAGCAATTTGCGTCTATCCTATCATTCTTGGCTTAAAATGTCAGTTCTCATTTAACTTTTCCATGATAAACCATTTCTATCAAGCTGAATAAAGATGATATAAAAAAGGCAGATCCTCCGATCTGCCTTCTTATTTAATCACTTATCATCAAATTCATTATTTGATAATTTTCGCAACCACGCCCGCACCTACTGTACGGCCACCTTCACGAATCGCAAAACGTAAACCTTGGTCCATCGCAATCGGGTGAATTAGGCTTACTGTCATTTTGATATTATCCCCCGGCATTACCATTTCAACACCTT includes these proteins:
- the ispD gene encoding 2-C-methyl-D-erythritol 4-phosphate cytidylyltransferase, producing MPRKIIAIIPAAGVGSRMQANKPKQYLTIQGKTILEHTLNIMLRHSAVERVIVAIGKNDPYAAALSILSHPKIQLVEGGKTRAESVLNAFSAINEPNVWVLVHDAARPCLTETDLNKLLEVNNEQGAILAIPVTDTIKRSNQTNEIIATENRSQLWQAQTPQFFPADLLQKALENGLKQRYTITDEASAMELAGFRPHLVAGRNDNIKITRPEDLALAEFYLTRKTL
- a CDS encoding uroporphyrinogen-III synthase gives rise to the protein MAVLVTRPDERGKQLVDLLNQSGVVALHLPLFTFESGSDLKNLPSKLNQLNTGDYVFLVSKSAVDFSVNTLKEIGFQWRRDLQYFTVGQRTAEYFSCQSECVIYYPISQENSEGLLALSSMQQLDKKQILILRGNGGREFFPSQAKQRGAVVDILECYRREPIIYNNEEQTSICKRSGVDTLVVTSLDILNSLIEFVPDNEQDWLKNCRLVTVSSRIAESAKQYGWQNIILSPKADNQSLLNTLLS
- the ftsB gene encoding cell division protein FtsB, translating into MRIFIAILVGVLALFQYDLWFGKNGYSDYKKVSAQIIENKAENEKLIQRNQMISAEIQGLTKGFESIEERARMQHDMVKENETFYHIVKEHK
- a CDS encoding class I SAM-dependent methyltransferase, with amino-acid sequence MSSWSEGYVSDINYTFGYYSELNPNNAIIPFLMAGLAVPKGITENQKNSFACELGFGQGLSLNIHATSSGLKWYGTDFNPSQTNFAQHLSSVADNNAFIVDQGFNEFCRRDDLPEFDFIGLHGIWSWISDENRAIVVDFIRRKLKVGGILYISYNTLPGWSAPSPLRHLLLEHHNSMTSMSNSRQQNVQDSLNFVGDILSQSHQLTQKSPDLLPRVQELKEKDLHYIAHEYLNKDWQPMYFADMKKWLEPAKLTFACSTNYLDDFSDCLYTQEQRQLMESFTDANFAQTVKDFLLNKQFRKDLWVKGARKLTPYEQSQEWKKLRVLLHTKRENIELSIERNLKIPLNADIFNPVLDILQDQRIHKVADIVESLKEKLPEGNIFAVLAILAGKDYLVVVQSEEVIEQTRSHCLTFNRYVLQQSRAGEDSAIYFLASPITGGAYHIGFLSRWFLLARFEGIKQNKWSDFVWDILKSNGRSLLKDGNLFPNEAEEREEMQRICRQFIDDELPKLKLLGII
- a CDS encoding uroporphyrinogen-III C-methyltransferase; amino-acid sequence: MAKNKSNEMVENLDETVQNTVENQAETPSQPVQTIVKKSGTGLSLLAILIALGVGGGGYYLGQQQVAEIQQKLIALEGQVTQVSASDATQITPQVEVLEKTNEAMQEKLNRLEQIVSAKEQEFAGMRQQLDVVSKQAVAQQPNDWLFSEADFLLNNALRKLVLDNDVDTGVSLLKLADETLSKVNNADSMTIRAAINQDLKQLLSVDSIDQNAVMQRLSQLANSVDELPVLNINFGDDPESTKLSDSLADWQTNAEKSAISFLNHFIRITPKQGTDRKELLAPNQDIYLRENIRLRLQLAIMAVPRQQNDLYKQSLDAVATWVRSYFDTNMEVTQSFLKSVDELAELSVYVDVPTQLQSLNLLDKYLNRVPAEVKKVEIEAEKAFDEPVKESNVNQEQTKPEAPVAEEKPTTEPQQ
- the ispF gene encoding 2-C-methyl-D-erythritol 2,4-cyclodiphosphate synthase encodes the protein MIRIGHGFDVHAFGENRPLIIGGIEIPYHTGFIAHSDGDVALHALTDALLGAAALGDIGKLFPDTDMQYKNADSRGLLREAFRQVQEKGYKIGNVDVTIIAQTPKMRPHIDDMRAVIAADLQCHIDQINVKATTTEKLGFTGRNEGIACEAVTLLIKKS
- a CDS encoding heme biosynthesis protein HemY encodes the protein MFRTLFLMLALLAGLIAGPHLAGQQGYVRIETANNIYEMSLTTLVILFVAVLGGIYVAEWIVSRFFRLSNNTYSWFSRRKRVRAQKQTLEGLMKMNEGDYAKAEKLIGKNAKHSAEPVLNLIKAAEAAQQRGDEFSANRYLIEATELAGSDNLIVEIARTRILLQQNKLPAARSSVDSLLEMTDRNKEVLKLAVEIYTRSKAYLALDRILELIQRSGLYSADEFKALQFETENGLLDEKMNEEGVDGLLAWWEEQPRRRRNDLDLKVALIQRLIDCNDHESAYEFTLEALKKWGDNTPLSELLCTQITRLQPVDNGKLIKMMEKRAKYSGENEQCCINRALGYLYVRNNEFTKAAEAFKKVMVCPKQLESNDTMMAAYVFEQAGDKVAAEQIRKESLLHAMSIQPNISEKTEENPTALLEQKV
- the hemC gene encoding hydroxymethylbilane synthase, whose amino-acid sequence is MTMPTVLKIATRQSPLALWQANFVKKRLEDLHPDLSVKLVPMVTKGDVILDTPLAKIGGKGLFVKELENALLEKRADIAVHSMKDVPMQFPEGLGLSVICKREDPRDAFVSNRYVSFDDLPQGAIIGTSSLRRQCQLKQLRPDLDIRSLRGNVGTRLSKLDNGEYDAIILAAAGLIRLGMERRITAFIETTVSLPAAGQGAVGIECRTDDAFVQRLLAPLADQETTACVLAERAMNTRLQGGCQVPIGGYAVLENNQIYLRALVGELDGSKIIRAEGKSAVENAEELGVQIAEQLLIQGADRILEKVYVGEK